The Phalacrocorax carbo chromosome 11, bPhaCar2.1, whole genome shotgun sequence genome includes a region encoding these proteins:
- the LOC104049883 gene encoding ribose-phosphate pyrophosphokinase 1, producing the protein MPNIKIFSGSSHQDLSQKIADRLGLELGKVVTKKFSNQETCVEIGESVRGEDVYIVQSGCGEINDNLMELLIMINACKIASASRVTAVIPCFPYARQDKKDKSRAPISAKLVANMLSVAGADHIITMDLHASQIQGFFDIPVDNLYAEPAVLKWIKENIAEWKNCTIVSPDAGGAKRVTSIADRLNVDFALIHKERKKANEVDRMVLVGDVKDRVAILVDDMADTCGTICHAADKLVSAGATKVYAILTHGIFSGPAISRINNACFEAVVVTNTIPQEDKMKQCPKIQVIDISMILAEAIRRTHNGESVSYLFSHVPL; encoded by the exons ATGCCCAACATCAAGATCTTCAGCGGGAGCTCGCACCAGGACCTGTCGCAGAAGATCGCCGACCGCCTCGGCCTGGAGCTGGGCAAGGTGGTCACGAAGAAGTTCAGCAACCAGGAGACGTG CGTGGAAATAGGTGAGAGTGTACGTGGGGAGGATGTCTACATTGTGCAGAGTGGCTGTGGTGAAATCAATGACAATCTGATGGAGCTCCTTATCATGATAAATGCCTGTAAGATTGCCTCAGCCAGCAGAGTCACAGCTGTCATACCCTGCTTCCCTTATGCTCGGCAGGACAAAAAGGACAAG AGTCGAGCTCCAATCTCTGCCAAGCTGGTTGCAAACATGCTGTCTGTAGCAGGTGCAGATCATATAATCACCATGGACCTGCACGCATCTCAGATTCAG ggtttttttgatatCCCTGTTGATAACTTATATGCTGAGCCTGCTGTATTGAAATGGATCAAAGAGAATATTGCAGAGTGGAAAAACTGCACCATTGTTTCACCAGATGCTGGTGGAGCCAAGAG AGTGACCTCCATTGCAGATCGATTGAATGTAGACTTTGCCCTCATTCACAAAGAGCGCAAGAAGGCCAATGAAGTGGATCGCATGGTGCTGGTGGGTGATGTGAAAGACCGAGTGGCCATTCTGGTAGATGATATGGCAGACACATGCGGTACCATCTGTCATGCTGCGGACAA GCTTGTGTCAGCTGGAGCCACCAAAGTTTATGCCATCTTAACTCATGGAATCTTTTCTGGGCCAGCAATTTCTCGGATCAACAATGCCTGTTTTGAGGCAGTTGTAGTCACAAACACAATACCCCAGGAGGACAAGATGAAGCAGTGCCCTAAAATCCAG gTGATTGACATATCAATGATCCTTGCAGAGGCCATCAGGAGGACTCATAATGGGGAATCTGTCTCCTACCTGTTCAGCCATGTCCCTTTATAA